A single genomic interval of Acidovorax sp. 1608163 harbors:
- the xerD gene encoding site-specific tyrosine recombinase XerD has protein sequence MLDDSLSAIDTFVDALWLEDGLSRNTLAAYRRDLTLYAQWLAQQQPPLALDATEEAHLNGYFAARHEQTRATSANRRLTVLRRYFHWALRERRITQDPTLRLQAARQPLRVPKTLSQAHVEALLNAPDLGNPLGLRDRTMLELMYASGLRVTELVTLKTFQLGLNEGVLRVMGKGSKERLVPFGEEARSWLQRYLHEARGAILGGQQTEDLFVTQRGEGMTRVMFWVIVKKWAQVAGITVPLSPHTLRHAFATHLLNHGADLRVVQLLLGHADISTTTIYTHVARERLKALHAQHHPRG, from the coding sequence ATGCTTGACGACAGCCTGAGTGCCATCGATACCTTTGTGGACGCCCTATGGCTGGAAGACGGCCTTTCGCGCAACACCCTGGCGGCCTACCGCCGCGACCTGACGCTGTACGCCCAATGGCTGGCGCAGCAGCAGCCCCCGCTGGCGCTGGACGCTACCGAAGAGGCGCACCTGAACGGCTACTTTGCCGCGCGCCACGAGCAGACGCGGGCCACCTCGGCCAACCGGCGGCTCACGGTGCTGCGCCGGTACTTTCACTGGGCGCTGCGCGAGCGGCGCATCACCCAAGACCCCACACTGCGTCTGCAGGCCGCCCGCCAGCCCCTGCGGGTGCCCAAGACCTTGTCGCAAGCGCATGTGGAGGCGCTGCTGAACGCCCCCGACCTGGGCAACCCCCTGGGCCTGCGCGACCGCACCATGCTGGAGCTGATGTACGCCAGCGGCCTGCGCGTGACAGAGCTGGTGACGCTCAAGACCTTTCAACTGGGGCTCAACGAAGGTGTGCTGCGCGTGATGGGCAAGGGCAGCAAAGAGCGGCTGGTGCCCTTTGGTGAAGAAGCACGCAGCTGGCTGCAGCGCTACCTGCACGAGGCGCGTGGCGCCATTCTGGGCGGGCAGCAGACCGAAGACCTGTTTGTGACCCAGCGCGGCGAGGGCATGACCCGCGTGATGTTCTGGGTGATCGTCAAAAAGTGGGCGCAGGTGGCGGGCATCACCGTGCCGCTGTCGCCGCACACGCTGCGCCACGCGTTTGCCACCCACTTGCTCAACCACGGCGCCGATTTGCGGGTGGTGCAGCTGCTGCTGGGGCATGCCGATATTTCGACCACCACCATCTACACCCATGTGGCACGTGAGCGCCTCAAGGCGCTGCATGCGCAGCACCATCCGCGCGGCTGA
- a CDS encoding tripartite tricarboxylate transporter substrate binding protein, producing MKKLLTGLFLLGACTWAAAQAWPTAKPIRIVVAYPAGGVSDNVARALADKLAAQLGTPVVIENKAGASGSLGMDAVAKAAPDGYTLGFAAVSPLALNPHLGKSPFDPQKDIAPVVSVMYSPVLLLGTSASKAVDFNALVAAARAQPGSVRWATSGQASLGHIMLEQIQAVAKVQITHIPYKGGGQQMNDALGGQFEVLSTNAGPAVLQHIKAGKLKPLAVGAPARLDSLPDVPTLAELKHPAANLSSLFGIFAPAQTPAAVVARLNAEVNKALAQTDLRAKLDATDNVPTGGTTADFARQIAQESENNARIIRAARIQGD from the coding sequence ATGAAAAAACTGTTGACGGGCCTTTTTCTTCTGGGTGCCTGCACCTGGGCTGCGGCCCAGGCCTGGCCCACTGCCAAACCCATTCGCATCGTGGTGGCCTACCCCGCAGGGGGCGTGAGCGACAACGTGGCGCGTGCCCTGGCCGACAAACTGGCGGCGCAATTGGGCACGCCCGTGGTGATCGAAAACAAGGCCGGTGCCAGCGGTAGCCTGGGCATGGACGCGGTGGCCAAGGCCGCGCCAGACGGCTACACACTGGGTTTTGCGGCCGTGAGCCCGCTGGCGCTGAACCCGCACCTGGGCAAGTCGCCGTTTGATCCGCAAAAGGACATTGCCCCGGTGGTGAGCGTGATGTATTCGCCCGTGCTGCTGCTGGGCACCTCTGCCAGCAAGGCGGTTGATTTCAATGCCCTGGTGGCCGCAGCGCGGGCACAGCCGGGCAGTGTGCGCTGGGCTACTTCGGGCCAGGCGTCCCTTGGGCACATCATGCTGGAGCAAATTCAGGCCGTGGCCAAGGTGCAGATCACGCACATCCCCTACAAGGGCGGTGGCCAGCAGATGAACGATGCGCTGGGCGGGCAGTTTGAAGTGCTCTCCACCAACGCGGGCCCGGCGGTGCTGCAACACATCAAGGCAGGCAAGCTCAAGCCGCTGGCGGTGGGCGCGCCTGCACGGCTGGATTCGCTGCCCGATGTGCCCACCCTGGCGGAGCTGAAGCACCCGGCGGCCAACCTGTCCTCGTTGTTTGGCATTTTTGCCCCGGCGCAGACCCCTGCTGCCGTGGTGGCGCGCCTGAATGCAGAGGTGAACAAGGCCCTGGCCCAGACGGACCTGCGCGCCAAGCTGGACGCGACCGACAACGTGCCCACCGGCGGCACCACCGCCGACTTTGCCCGCCAGATTGCGCAGGAGTCAGAGAACAACGCCCGCATCATCCGCGCGGCGCGCATCCAGGGGGACTGA
- a CDS encoding EAL and HDOD domain-containing protein encodes MSNTPAPAAAYPASATPGQSAVAMIARQAIVNAQQAVIGYELFNRSRTGIGHTAATDVTLVFTALSHAGTEELVGKKLIFVNCTHESLSGGHLELLDPDKVVLEIPPLGHAAAQEVETRLPILMGLRERGFHLAFNHTVLESAYAAWLPLADYIKLDLSVLAADQLTVLIRYAARHTQAELIAEKVETAQQYDMVSSQGVQLFQGYWFARPSLVETKLLSPAQTSIVQLINLVRKQASTDDIEEVLKKDAGLAFNLMRLINSAGFGLNREITSFRQAVMLLGLKKLFRWAALLLTAARTGGAPSSVGQTAVVRGRLMELLALESMPAEEADQAFVVGIFSLLDVMLSIPMESALGLLTVPDAVAAALLRREGVLGDLLTLAEACESSDDAVFHKAAGTLHLTSQQINLAHLQALAWADQMAD; translated from the coding sequence ATGTCCAACACACCAGCCCCTGCAGCAGCCTACCCTGCAAGCGCCACACCGGGGCAATCCGCTGTGGCCATGATTGCTCGCCAGGCCATCGTCAATGCGCAGCAAGCGGTCATTGGCTATGAGCTGTTCAACCGATCACGCACGGGCATTGGGCACACGGCGGCCACAGACGTCACCCTGGTGTTCACAGCGCTGTCGCACGCAGGCACCGAAGAGCTGGTGGGCAAGAAGCTGATTTTTGTGAACTGCACGCACGAGAGCCTCTCGGGCGGCCACCTGGAATTGCTGGACCCTGACAAGGTCGTGCTGGAGATCCCCCCCCTGGGCCATGCTGCGGCACAGGAAGTGGAAACCCGCCTGCCCATCCTGATGGGCCTGCGCGAACGCGGTTTCCATCTCGCGTTCAACCACACCGTGCTCGAATCGGCCTACGCGGCCTGGCTGCCCCTGGCGGACTACATCAAGCTGGACTTGTCGGTGCTGGCAGCGGACCAGCTGACGGTGCTCATCCGTTACGCGGCCCGCCACACCCAGGCCGAGCTGATTGCGGAGAAAGTGGAGACCGCGCAGCAGTACGACATGGTCTCCAGCCAGGGCGTGCAGCTGTTCCAGGGCTACTGGTTTGCGCGCCCCTCGCTGGTCGAGACCAAGCTGCTGTCCCCCGCGCAGACCAGCATCGTGCAACTCATCAACCTGGTGCGCAAACAGGCCAGCACCGACGACATCGAAGAGGTGCTGAAGAAAGACGCAGGCCTGGCCTTCAACCTGATGCGCCTGATCAACTCCGCAGGCTTTGGGCTGAACCGCGAGATCACCTCCTTTCGCCAGGCCGTCATGCTGCTGGGGCTCAAAAAACTGTTCCGCTGGGCGGCGCTGCTGCTCACTGCTGCACGCACGGGCGGCGCACCCTCGTCGGTGGGCCAAACGGCCGTGGTGCGCGGCCGCTTGATGGAATTGCTGGCCCTGGAGAGCATGCCTGCGGAAGAAGCCGATCAGGCCTTCGTGGTGGGCATCTTCTCGCTGCTGGATGTGATGCTCTCCATCCCCATGGAATCGGCCCTGGGCCTGCTGACCGTGCCCGATGCCGTGGCCGCAGCCCTGTTGCGCCGCGAGGGCGTGCTGGGCGATCTGCTGACCCTGGCCGAAGCCTGTGAATCCAGCGACGACGCGGTGTTCCACAAGGCGGCGGGCACCCTGCACCTCACCAGCCAGCAAATCAACCTGGCCCACCTGCAGGCACTGGCCTGGGCCGATCAGATGGCCGACTGA
- a CDS encoding ferritin-like domain-containing protein, with translation MELRQRALQVLCLTDPDQKAAAALDLQAQLATYSIANTFPTDTVDPACLPGHPARPALMRHTEVARRSPATAQGRAILIHAIAHIEFNAINLALDAVWRFDAMPADYYRNWVQVAAEEAMHFGLLRDHLRAQGHDYGDFPAHQGLWTMCEKTQHDIVARMALVPRTMEARGLDATPQIQNKLRQVGTPDALAAVEILNIILRDEVGHVAIGNHWYRWLCERQGINPETHYAELVKKYEAPRLKPPFNNAARRQAGFTEAELQWLQQG, from the coding sequence ATGGAGCTTCGCCAACGTGCACTGCAGGTTTTATGCCTGACAGACCCAGACCAAAAAGCGGCCGCAGCGCTTGATCTACAAGCGCAACTAGCTACATATTCGATAGCAAACACATTCCCCACCGACACCGTAGACCCGGCCTGCTTGCCAGGCCACCCGGCCCGCCCCGCGCTGATGCGCCACACCGAAGTGGCCCGACGCTCACCCGCTACGGCGCAAGGCCGCGCCATCCTGATCCACGCCATTGCGCACATTGAGTTCAACGCCATCAACCTGGCGCTGGACGCCGTATGGCGCTTTGACGCCATGCCCGCTGACTATTACCGGAACTGGGTGCAAGTGGCGGCAGAAGAAGCCATGCACTTTGGCCTGCTGCGCGACCACCTGCGGGCCCAGGGGCATGACTATGGCGACTTTCCCGCGCACCAGGGCCTGTGGACCATGTGCGAGAAAACCCAGCACGACATCGTGGCGCGCATGGCGCTGGTGCCCCGCACCATGGAAGCGCGGGGCCTGGACGCCACCCCACAGATCCAGAACAAACTGCGGCAAGTGGGCACGCCCGACGCCCTGGCAGCGGTTGAGATTTTGAACATCATCTTGCGCGACGAGGTCGGGCATGTCGCCATAGGCAACCACTGGTACCGCTGGCTGTGCGAGCGCCAGGGGATCAACCCCGAGACGCACTACGCCGAACTGGTCAAAAAGTACGAAGCCCCCCGGCTCAAGCCCCCGTTCAACAACGCAGCCCGCCGCCAGGCAGGCTTTACCGAGGCAGAGTTGCAGTGGCTACAGCAGGGCTGA
- a CDS encoding gamma carbonic anhydrase family protein: MALYELDGVAPQVPASAWVADSAQVMGRVALGEDASVWFGAVVRGDTDSITIGAGTNIQDASVLHADFGKPLVVGARVTVGHQVMLHGCTIGDESLIGIGAVVLNGAKIGKNCLVGAGALVTEGKEFPDGSMIIGSPAKAVRELTPEQIEGLRQSALHYIENARRFKAGLRRID, encoded by the coding sequence ATGGCTTTGTATGAACTGGATGGTGTGGCCCCCCAGGTGCCCGCATCGGCCTGGGTGGCAGACAGCGCCCAGGTGATGGGGCGGGTGGCGTTGGGTGAAGACGCCAGCGTGTGGTTTGGTGCGGTGGTGCGGGGCGACACCGACAGCATCACCATCGGTGCGGGCACCAACATCCAGGACGCCAGCGTGCTGCATGCCGACTTTGGCAAACCCCTGGTGGTGGGGGCGCGCGTGACGGTGGGCCACCAGGTCATGCTGCACGGCTGCACGATTGGGGACGAATCGCTGATCGGCATTGGCGCTGTGGTGCTCAACGGCGCCAAGATCGGCAAGAACTGCTTGGTGGGTGCCGGGGCCCTGGTGACCGAGGGCAAAGAGTTTCCCGATGGCTCCATGATCATCGGCAGCCCGGCCAAGGCGGTGCGCGAGCTGACGCCCGAGCAGATCGAGGGCCTTCGCCAAAGTGCGCTGCACTACATCGAGAACGCCCGCCGCTTCAAGGCGGGCTTGCGCCGCATCGACTGA
- a CDS encoding Hsp33 family molecular chaperone HslO, translating into MSELHKFLFEGQPVRGMIVRLTDAWTDVLQRRASNSATGAYAAPVQELLGEMAAAGVLMQSNIKFNGALVLQVFGDGPVKVAVAEVQSDLSLRATATVNGEVPPDAKLSQMVNVGGGGRCAITLDPKDRHPGQQPYQGVVPLHGDHHEKLDRLSDVLQHYMLQSEQLDTVLVLAANSQVAAGLLIQRMPLKGEGNLAQGLTHRENEDQIGHNEDYNRIAHLASSLTRDELLTLDVDTILRRLFWEEKLLRFEPQQGESGPRFACTCSRERVANMLRSLGAEEAESILAERNEIEVGCEFCGQQYRFDAVDAAQIFVPPTVAQPPAPSGVQ; encoded by the coding sequence GTGTCTGAACTCCACAAGTTTCTTTTCGAAGGCCAGCCTGTGCGCGGCATGATCGTGCGCCTGACCGATGCCTGGACCGATGTGTTGCAGCGCCGTGCCAGCAACTCAGCCACGGGCGCCTATGCGGCCCCGGTGCAGGAGCTGCTGGGCGAGATGGCTGCGGCTGGTGTGCTGATGCAGTCCAACATCAAGTTCAATGGGGCGCTGGTGCTGCAGGTCTTTGGTGATGGCCCCGTCAAGGTGGCCGTGGCCGAGGTGCAGTCAGACCTGAGCCTGCGGGCCACCGCCACGGTCAATGGCGAGGTGCCGCCAGATGCCAAGCTGAGCCAGATGGTGAACGTGGGCGGCGGTGGGCGCTGCGCCATCACCCTGGACCCCAAGGACCGCCACCCAGGCCAACAGCCCTACCAGGGCGTGGTGCCTTTGCATGGCGACCACCATGAGAAGCTCGATCGCCTGTCGGACGTGCTGCAGCACTACATGCTGCAGTCCGAGCAGCTCGATACGGTGCTGGTGTTGGCTGCCAACAGCCAGGTTGCCGCCGGGCTGCTGATCCAGCGCATGCCGCTCAAGGGCGAAGGCAATCTGGCGCAGGGGCTGACGCACCGTGAGAACGAAGACCAGATCGGCCACAACGAAGACTACAACCGCATTGCGCACCTGGCCTCCAGCCTGACCCGCGATGAGCTGCTGACGCTGGATGTGGACACCATCCTGCGCCGCCTGTTCTGGGAAGAAAAGCTGCTGCGCTTTGAGCCGCAGCAAGGGGAGTCGGGCCCCCGTTTTGCCTGCACCTGCAGCCGAGAGCGCGTGGCCAACATGCTGCGCAGCCTGGGGGCGGAAGAAGCCGAGAGCATCCTGGCCGAGCGCAACGAGATCGAAGTGGGTTGCGAGTTTTGCGGCCAGCAGTACCGCTTTGACGCCGTGGATGCTGCCCAGATCTTTGTGCCCCCCACGGTGGCGCAACCGCCCGCACCTTCAGGGGTGCAGTAA
- a CDS encoding CZB domain-containing protein, which translates to MDFLRRFLGASAQNSVSSTAPVDGLLALASPPVDSVPAELDVDAAINAHERWKVRLMDYLEGRSQVGLDPEVIRRDNYSALGRWLHGVGREMLGHHPEYPMLLARHRYFHEQAAEIVELAQQGEWERVVAILNGGYRFASNQIVILLKSIRHSVSQESA; encoded by the coding sequence ATGGATTTTCTTCGCCGATTTTTGGGGGCGTCGGCCCAGAATTCCGTGTCGTCAACCGCACCAGTCGATGGCCTGCTGGCATTGGCCTCGCCCCCTGTTGATTCTGTGCCCGCCGAGCTGGATGTGGATGCCGCCATCAATGCCCATGAGCGCTGGAAAGTGCGGCTGATGGACTATCTGGAAGGGCGCTCTCAGGTGGGGCTGGACCCCGAAGTGATTCGGCGCGACAACTACAGTGCCTTGGGCCGCTGGCTGCACGGCGTCGGGCGCGAAATGCTGGGACACCACCCCGAATACCCCATGCTGCTGGCGCGGCACCGCTACTTTCACGAGCAAGCCGCCGAGATCGTGGAGCTGGCCCAGCAAGGGGAGTGGGAGCGTGTGGTGGCCATTCTCAACGGCGGTTACCGTTTTGCCTCCAACCAGATCGTCATCCTGCTCAAGTCCATTCGGCACAGCGTGAGCCAGGAGAGTGCCTAA
- a CDS encoding septum formation initiator family protein has protein sequence MSTRLVPVILLALLAAVHAQLWLGRGSLPQVTAMQQKIDEQKTANAQVRQTNERLASEVHDLKEGLDMVEEKARNELGMVKPNEVYVQFTPR, from the coding sequence ATGAGCACCCGCCTTGTCCCTGTGATCCTGCTGGCCTTGCTGGCCGCAGTGCACGCCCAGCTTTGGCTGGGGCGCGGCAGCTTGCCGCAGGTGACTGCGATGCAGCAGAAGATCGACGAGCAAAAGACCGCCAATGCCCAAGTGCGCCAGACCAATGAGCGTCTGGCCTCTGAAGTCCATGACCTCAAGGAAGGGCTGGACATGGTGGAAGAAAAGGCCCGCAACGAGCTGGGCATGGTCAAGCCCAACGAGGTGTACGTTCAGTTCACGCCGCGCTGA
- the eno gene encoding phosphopyruvate hydratase yields the protein MSAIVDIVGREVLDSRGNPTVECDVLLESGVMGRAAVPSGASTGSREAIELRDGDKSRYLGKGVLKAVEHINTEISEAVLGLDASEQAFLDKTLIDLDGTENKSRLGANAMLAVSMAVARAAAEESGLPLYRYLGGMGSMQLPVPMMNVINGGAHANNSLDLQEFMIIPVGAPTFREALRWGAEVFHALKKILHDKGISTAVGDEGGFAPSVESHEAAILLILQAIEAAGYTAGEQIALGLDCAASEFYKDGHYVLEGEGGIKLTAQQWTDMLASWCDKYPIISIEDGMHEGDWDGWKILTDRLGKNVQLVGDDLFVTNTKILKEGIDKHIANSILIKINQIGTLTETFAAIEMAKRAGYTAVISHRSGETEDSTIADIAVGTNAGQIKTGSLSRSDRIAKYNQLLRIEEDLGDIAHYPGREAFYNLR from the coding sequence ATGAGTGCCATCGTTGACATCGTAGGCCGCGAAGTGCTGGACAGCCGCGGCAACCCCACCGTCGAATGCGACGTGCTGCTGGAATCGGGTGTGATGGGCCGCGCTGCGGTGCCGTCGGGCGCCTCCACCGGCAGCCGCGAAGCCATTGAGCTGCGTGATGGCGACAAAAGCCGCTACCTGGGCAAGGGCGTGCTCAAGGCCGTGGAACACATCAACACCGAAATCAGCGAAGCCGTGCTGGGCCTGGATGCTTCCGAGCAAGCCTTCCTGGACAAGACCCTGATCGACCTGGACGGCACCGAGAACAAGAGCCGCCTGGGCGCCAACGCCATGCTGGCCGTATCGATGGCCGTGGCCCGCGCTGCCGCCGAAGAATCTGGCCTGCCCCTGTACCGCTACCTGGGCGGCATGGGCAGCATGCAGTTGCCCGTGCCCATGATGAACGTCATCAACGGTGGCGCACACGCCAACAACAGCCTGGACTTGCAAGAGTTCATGATCATCCCCGTGGGTGCACCCACCTTCCGCGAAGCGCTGCGCTGGGGTGCAGAGGTGTTCCACGCCCTCAAGAAGATCCTGCACGACAAGGGCATCAGCACCGCCGTGGGCGACGAAGGCGGCTTTGCCCCCAGCGTCGAAAGCCACGAAGCCGCCATCTTGCTGATCCTGCAAGCAATTGAAGCCGCGGGCTACACCGCTGGCGAACAAATCGCCCTGGGCCTGGACTGCGCTGCCAGCGAGTTCTACAAGGATGGCCACTACGTGCTCGAAGGCGAAGGCGGCATCAAGCTCACCGCCCAGCAATGGACGGACATGCTGGCATCGTGGTGCGACAAGTACCCCATCATCAGCATCGAAGACGGCATGCACGAAGGCGACTGGGACGGCTGGAAGATTCTGACCGACCGCCTGGGCAAGAACGTGCAGCTGGTGGGTGACGACCTGTTCGTGACCAACACCAAGATCCTGAAGGAAGGCATCGACAAGCACATCGCCAACTCGATCCTCATCAAGATCAACCAGATCGGCACGCTGACCGAGACGTTTGCCGCCATCGAGATGGCCAAGCGCGCGGGCTACACCGCCGTGATCTCGCACCGCTCGGGCGAGACCGAAGACAGCACCATTGCCGACATCGCCGTGGGCACCAATGCAGGCCAGATCAAGACCGGCTCGCTGTCGCGCTCGGACCGCATCGCCAAGTACAACCAGCTGCTGCGCATCGAAGAAGACCTGGGCGACATCGCTCACTACCCAGGTCGCGAAGCGTTCTACAACCTGCGTTGA
- a CDS encoding DUF1330 domain-containing protein, translated as MSSGYVIASVTVTNPTQYEEYRKWSTLAMQAHGAEVCVRGGKVEVLEGDWNPGRTVILKFASFDAARAFYDTPEYQKAKAAREGAAIMRMVCVEGV; from the coding sequence ATGAGCAGTGGTTACGTCATCGCATCCGTCACCGTCACCAACCCCACGCAGTACGAGGAGTACCGCAAGTGGAGCACCCTGGCCATGCAAGCCCACGGCGCCGAAGTGTGCGTGCGCGGCGGCAAGGTGGAAGTGCTGGAGGGCGACTGGAACCCCGGCCGCACCGTCATCCTGAAGTTCGCCAGCTTTGACGCAGCCCGCGCGTTCTACGACACGCCCGAGTACCAAAAGGCCAAGGCCGCGCGCGAAGGTGCGGCCATCATGCGCATGGTGTGTGTCGAAGGCGTTTGA
- the kdsA gene encoding 3-deoxy-8-phosphooctulonate synthase, producing MQLCGFDVGLQQRFFLIAGTCSIEGLEMSLDVAGQLKEACTALGIPLIYKGSFDKANRSSGTSQRGVGIDAGLKILDEVRRQLQLPILTDVHDTSHVAEVASVVDVLQTPAFLCRQTDFIRAVAQSGKPVNIKKGQFLAPWDMKNVIDKARAATKEAGLSEDRFLACERGVSFGYNNLVADMTSLAEMRNSGAPVVFDVTHSVQKPGGLGAVSGGARDMVPVLARAGVAVGVAGLFMETHPKPAEAWSDGPNAVPLKHMKALLETLVALDDVTKKNGFLENNFGA from the coding sequence ATGCAACTGTGCGGATTTGACGTTGGCCTGCAGCAGCGCTTTTTCCTGATCGCAGGTACTTGCTCCATCGAAGGCCTGGAGATGTCGCTCGACGTCGCGGGGCAGCTCAAGGAAGCCTGCACGGCCTTGGGCATTCCCTTGATCTACAAGGGCTCGTTTGACAAGGCCAACCGCTCGTCCGGCACCAGCCAGCGCGGCGTGGGCATCGATGCGGGCCTGAAGATCCTCGATGAAGTGCGCCGCCAGTTGCAGTTACCCATCCTGACCGATGTGCACGACACCTCCCACGTGGCCGAAGTGGCCAGCGTGGTCGATGTGCTGCAAACGCCTGCCTTCCTCTGCCGCCAGACGGACTTCATCCGCGCGGTGGCGCAAAGTGGCAAACCGGTGAATATCAAGAAGGGGCAGTTCCTCGCGCCCTGGGACATGAAAAACGTCATCGACAAGGCCCGCGCTGCCACCAAGGAAGCCGGCCTGTCGGAAGACCGCTTTCTGGCCTGCGAGCGTGGTGTGAGCTTTGGCTACAACAACCTCGTGGCCGACATGACCAGCCTGGCCGAGATGCGCAACTCGGGCGCGCCGGTGGTGTTTGACGTGACCCACTCGGTGCAAAAGCCCGGCGGCCTGGGCGCAGTGAGTGGCGGCGCCCGTGACATGGTGCCCGTACTGGCCCGCGCAGGTGTGGCGGTGGGTGTGGCGGGCCTCTTCATGGAGACCCACCCCAAGCCCGCCGAAGCCTGGTCGGACGGCCCCAACGCCGTGCCGCTCAAGCATATGAAGGCGCTGCTGGAGACCTTGGTGGCGCTGGACGATGTCACCAAGAAAAACGGATTCCTCGAAAACAACTTTGGAGCCTGA
- a CDS encoding CTP synthase — protein sequence MTKFVFVTGGVVSSLGKGIASASLAAILESRGLKVTLIKLDPYINVDPGTMSPFQHGEVFVTDDGAETDLDLGHYERFIETRMKKSNNFTTGKIYQSVLEKERRGDYLGKTVQVIPHVTNEIQEYIKRGAGIGTDDAVDVAICEVGGTVGDIESLPFLEAVRQLSLKLGPNNSAFVHLTYLPWIATAGELKTKPTQHTVQELRKIGIQPDALLCRAQKQVPEEEREKISLFTNVPEWGVISMWDVDTIYKVPRMLHEQGLDGLICDKLRLNTPPTSLKRWDELVYETEHPRGEVTIAMVGKYVDLSDSYKSVNEALRHAGMKNHVRVKIEHLDSETIDSANAAGKLTKYDAVLVPGGFGSRGVEGKISTAQFAREHKVPYLGICLGMQVATIEYARHVAGLTDANSTEFNPTTPHPVIALITEWKDADGTIKKRDENSDLGGTMRLGAQSSDVSKDTLAHSIYGDVVTERHRHRYEANVNYLDQLRKAGLVISALTQREQLTEIVELPQNVHPWFIGVQFHPEFKSTPWNGHPLFNAFIKAAVEHQKQAAKA from the coding sequence ATGACCAAATTTGTCTTCGTCACCGGCGGTGTGGTGTCTTCCCTCGGTAAGGGAATCGCCTCAGCCTCCCTTGCCGCGATCCTCGAATCGCGGGGACTCAAAGTCACCCTCATCAAGCTTGACCCCTACATCAACGTAGACCCAGGCACCATGTCCCCCTTCCAGCACGGCGAGGTCTTTGTGACCGACGACGGCGCGGAAACCGACCTGGACCTGGGCCACTACGAGCGTTTCATTGAAACGCGCATGAAGAAGTCCAACAACTTCACCACCGGCAAGATCTACCAGTCCGTGCTCGAAAAAGAGCGCCGTGGCGACTACCTGGGCAAGACCGTGCAGGTCATCCCGCACGTCACCAACGAAATCCAGGAATACATCAAGCGCGGCGCGGGCATTGGCACCGACGACGCGGTGGATGTGGCCATCTGCGAAGTGGGCGGCACCGTGGGCGACATCGAGTCGCTGCCGTTCCTTGAAGCCGTGCGCCAGTTGAGCCTCAAGCTGGGCCCCAACAACTCGGCCTTTGTGCACCTGACCTACCTGCCCTGGATTGCCACGGCCGGCGAGCTCAAGACCAAGCCCACCCAGCACACCGTGCAGGAGCTGCGCAAGATCGGCATCCAGCCCGATGCGCTGCTGTGCCGTGCCCAAAAGCAGGTGCCCGAAGAAGAGCGCGAAAAGATCTCGCTGTTCACCAACGTGCCTGAATGGGGCGTGATCAGCATGTGGGATGTGGACACCATCTACAAGGTGCCCCGCATGCTGCACGAGCAAGGCCTGGACGGCCTGATCTGCGACAAGCTGCGCCTGAACACCCCGCCCACCAGCCTCAAGCGCTGGGATGAGTTGGTGTACGAAACCGAACACCCACGCGGCGAAGTCACCATCGCCATGGTGGGCAAGTACGTGGACCTGTCGGACAGCTACAAGTCCGTCAACGAGGCACTGCGCCACGCGGGCATGAAGAACCATGTGCGCGTGAAGATCGAGCACCTGGACTCGGAGACCATCGACAGCGCCAACGCTGCTGGCAAGCTGACCAAGTACGACGCGGTTCTGGTGCCCGGCGGCTTCGGCAGCCGCGGTGTGGAAGGCAAGATCAGCACAGCCCAGTTTGCCCGCGAGCACAAAGTGCCTTACCTGGGCATCTGCCTGGGCATGCAAGTGGCCACCATCGAATACGCCCGCCATGTGGCCGGGCTGACCGATGCCAACAGCACCGAGTTCAACCCCACCACGCCCCACCCCGTGATCGCCTTGATCACCGAGTGGAAGGACGCGGACGGCACCATCAAGAAGCGCGACGAGAACTCGGACCTGGGCGGCACCATGCGCCTGGGCGCCCAAAGCTCGGACGTGTCCAAGGACACGCTGGCCCACAGCATCTACGGCGATGTGGTGACCGAACGCCACCGCCACCGCTACGAAGCCAACGTGAACTACCTGGACCAGCTACGCAAGGCGGGCCTGGTGATTTCGGCCCTGACGCAGCGCGAGCAGCTCACCGAAATCGTGGAGTTGCCACAAAACGTGCACCCCTGGTTCATCGGCGTGCAGTTCCACCCTGAGTTCAAGTCCACCCCCTGGAACGGCCACCCGCTGTTCAACGCCTTCATCAAGGCGGCGGTGGAACACCAAAAGCAAGCGGCGAAAGCCTGA